The sequence AGAAGATGACCGTAGCACCATATTACCAGAGAGTTAAGCATGTTTGAAATGATAATTTCATGCAGTTCATGAACATTCATTATGGCAGGAGTTATTAGGAGTTACATAGAATGAAACATCTAAATACAAAGACGAAAAATTGCTGTACCTTATGCTTGGCAATCATCATCTCTCTTTCACTTTGTCAAGCTTTAAGAATACTTGAGCTTTTTTCAGCAACAAGtctatcttctttttctcttctgtAATTTTCAGTTGCATCCTAGTATACATTACCAATTTGAAGGAACTAAATTTGATAAAGCTTTTTTGAGAGATGGATAAAGCTATACAATGACAAAAGGATTTTCTTTGAGCTCCTTCCTCTCTACTATAGTTGCTTGTAGCTCTCATTCTTTACTCTTTGCATCCAACTCCTGAATTAATtaggaaaatattatttttaaacgtaaaatataaatcattccAAATCATCCGTATTGGAttaggttttatttttatattaatatttaatcatgttttaTAAAAAGCAAAAACGAATACTAATATAAAATCATGTCCCATTCAgattcgtttttgttttttctccctccgttccacaaagatagactttttagtatttttacacatattaagaaaacatattaagctactataataaatatatcattttttgtaatttttaatttttaataacttttaaccaataataattcaataaaatcaactaattttcttgaagtttacaattttttcatagaaaacacaaaaatacttatttatgaaacaatttttttcttctaaaaagtctatcattaagaaacggaaggagtataaaACACTAGCAATATTCAACtatgaaatgattttttaaataaaaattgaaatacatGTTCATGTTCTAAATTCtaatgcatcctatcagttatTTTGATACACTTCCCTTAATTTTGATTGAGCCTTAAATGCTAATATGAATATGgaaaacaataattaattttttgacCGGTTTATGTTATGCGAATTGACTCGCTTAGTTCAACTAGTCTTCTTTGAATAATATCAACTATCAAGTACAATGAATCATGATTAAATTGTTATAATTCAGGTATGAAGACCAGATTTTTACCCAAAGTAAAagaattcaaaatcattaagtCAAATATTCCAAGAACcattaatacaaatgaatatGTAGTCATAAAACATGAACCTataaaaatcaacatatatataattgtagACTAAATCAAGTGTTTAGTTACAATAAGAAGGCTTGTAATCAGTAACGAAATCAATTACTCTCCATTTCATACCCCTCTTTGACATTCAATGATGAATCTTGTGAAGTTCTTGGTTATTGTCATGACCATCTCAATGGCTTTATGTCCAGCATTAGTCCAATGTCGACAGATAAAATGTGACTGGTTAAGTGGGAATTGCATCAAAGGTGGAACAGAAGACATCACGAAGATGATATCATATATAGGTGTGAGCCATAGGATTCTCCAAGGGACACGGTATATAAACTACGATGCACTGAAGCACAATGTACCAGCTAAACAACATGGTCAAAAGGATCGACCGGATAACTCATACCGGCGAGGTTGTACTCTCGCTACAGGATGTTACCGGCTTACgaattaaataacataaatactaatttttatttttagcgTAACACAaaaagattttttgtttttctctttggtttccatttttctgttaatgtattttttatcaCCTTTGATTGGCATCTTCTGTAACATTGAAATTTTCATTACTGTCTCCAGTAACATTGGAATTTTCATTACCATCTTAGGTAACATCTAATTCACTTGGGTGAAAGGGAAATTGTATATATGACTAACTGAAGTATATAATCTACACCATCATTAACCTAGAATTAGGGAGGGGGTTTAGGATCAATTAATTCATGTACTCGATCTTAAGATCCcaaaacttttaaccaatagtaatttaATAACTTTACATGACTATTCTAATACTTAAAGTAAAAATTCTAGTAACCAAATCGGAATAGAATAACCAACGAAACATAACACCATATAAAAAGATCTAACAGACTTAGATAATGAGTCCGGCCTAGAATTTTTTGTTCAAGAAAAGTACCAATTCTGAAGTTTTGAAAACGTTTCTTTTGTGGTACTATCTCCTTCAGCTTTCTCGAAAATATGTGCCATGCTTCTGGACTGTGAATCACTATTATTAGATCTTGACAATCTGTTCCAAAGCGTTGCATGTTGAGTGTTGGAGAATACATTTTATCGGCCATATGAATGCTTCAAATTTAGCTTGTAGTGGAGACAACCTTCTCCTACGGTTTCTGGTTCTAACAAGTAGTGTTTTCCTAGATTGATCTTTCCAAATCCAACATCGCAACCGTTAAAATGTAAGTCTTGACGCCAAGAACCATCGAAcattcaaatattttgaaagattaCAGCTTATGTTAgttgatgatttttttgtaCGTCAAGTTGATTTTCTCCCATATTTGCCTCATGCCAAGCTCGAGATTCCTCCTCTGTGTGTCTAATGGATATCAAACTAGTTCCTCTAAAAAAACTTGTCATTTCGAGCTTTGGGGTGAATTTTTTTCCTGGATATGGATCTCTCTCCTGTTATAAGTATTCTAATTTGGTTTTTCTCCAGGACATATTGATTGGTGTATAAACTCGATCTCTGAAAATTGATGGCAGGTTTGTCTAGTTCCTAAGTTCAAAGTTTGAAGAGATGGAGGCCATTTGAAGATcacatggtttatagattcaGACATAGCCCCCACATCAAGGACAATGATTATCACATTACATATTGTAGAGCTTAAGATTACTCATACCCACCAAGTTTCCATGCGTAATCTGCCATATAAAAAGGCGTATTTTTTAGATGTCTTTATTTTTCCAAGCAAATGCTTGAAACAGATGCATGCTCG is a genomic window of Brassica napus cultivar Da-Ae chromosome A2, Da-Ae, whole genome shotgun sequence containing:
- the LOC106419204 gene encoding protein RALF-like 18 — its product is MMNLVKFLVIVMTISMALCPALVQCRQIKCDWLSGNCIKGGTEDITKMISYIGVSHRILQGTRYINYDALKHNVPAKQHGQKDRPDNSYRRGCTLATGCYRLTN